The following are encoded in a window of Brachyhypopomus gauderio isolate BG-103 chromosome 18, BGAUD_0.2, whole genome shotgun sequence genomic DNA:
- the LOC143481524 gene encoding olfactory receptor 52D1-like has translation MQDLKPNFFFLFLALSVYLIIIILNLTLISTIVLDKSLHEPMYIFVCNLCLNELYGTIGFYPKFLHDLSSSSNVISYIECMTQSAIIYSSIMCEFTTLVIMAYDRYVAICKPLEYHNTIGPRTVTKALLYSWIFPFVIGLPNFILTSLQPLCGSRIDKLYCDNWSVVKLSCISSTANNVYGLFVLSVFMAHAVIVLLSYQRLIVACRNSSDNKKKFIQTCGPHFLSLLNFTVAVLFDLMFSRYGSNEFPKHLRNFFQIEILVVPPLLNPLMYGLKLSQIRKKMCSNLRLRLHLLLFF, from the coding sequence ATGCAAGATTTGAAGCCAAACTTTTTTTTCCTATTTTTAGCTCTGTCTGTATacctcataataatcattttaaaCCTTACATTGATCAGTACAATTGTTTTAGACAAGTCTTTGCATGAACctatgtatatatttgtatgtaATCTCTGTTTAAATGAACTGTATGGGACAATAGGATTTTATCCTAAATTTTTGCATGATCTGTCTTCATCATCCAATGTAATATCATATATTGAATGTATGACACAGTCAGCTATTATATACTCATCGATCATGTGTGAGTTCACTACATTAGTTATAATGGCTTATGATAGATATGTAGCAATATGTAAGCCATTAGAATATCACAACACTATAGGGCCCCGGACAGTGACTAAAGCCCTTCTTTATTCATGGATTTTTCCTTTTGTTATAGGACTTCCAAATTTTATTCTTACAAGCCTACAGCCATTGTGTGGATCACGTATAGACAAACTGTACTGTGACAACTGGTCTGTTGTGAAGTTATCTTGCATTTCAAGTACAGCCAACAATGTATATGGGCTTTTTGTGCTTTCTGTATTTATGGCTCATGCTGTAATAGTCTTGCTGTCATATCAAAGACTTATTGTTGCTTGCAGGAATTCGAGTGACAACAAAAAGAAATTCATACAGACCTGCGGGCCACATTTTCTGTCTCTGCTAAACTTTACTGTAGCTGTGCTCTTTGATTTAATGTTCAGTCGGTATGGGTCAAATGAATTTCCAAAACATCTGCGGAATTTTTTCCAAATCGAAATTCTTGTTGTCCCACCTCTTCTGAACCCACTCATGTATGGCCTAAAACTTTCACAGATCCGCAAGAAAATGTGTTCAAATCTTCGTTTGAGGTTGcatttgctgctttttttttga
- the LOC143481522 gene encoding olfactory receptor 4B13-like — protein MTLFYENTSYAAIFTMSGMTELMPKYLFLFLSLSVYLLIILLNFALIVTIILEKPLHEPMYLFVCNLCLNELYGTTGFYPKFMYDLFSPSHVISYIGCCTQSFVIYTSFMCEFTTLVVMAYDRYVAICKPLEYHIIIGTQTVAKAVLYSWAFPFIAGLAMVILTIQMPLCGSHIDKLYCDNWSIVKLSCVASTANNVYGFVVISVFTAHAILVIFSYQRLIFACRKSKDSKKKFMQTCVPHLLSLSNLTVALLFDTMFSRYGSREFPEHLRNFVQVEILVIPPLLNPLMYGLKLSEVRKRLFQKCIKNNRKRKK, from the coding sequence ATGACTTTATTCTATGAAAACACGTCATACGCTGCCATATTTACTATGTCTGGAATGACGGAATTGATGCCAAaatatttgtttctttttttatctcTGTCTGTTTATCTCCTAATTATTCTTTTAAATTTCGCATTGATTGTTACAATTATTTTAGAGAAGCCTCTGCATGAGCCTATGTATCTCTTTGTATGTAATCTCTGTTTAAATGAACTATATGGGACAACAGGATTTTATCCTAAATTTATGTATGATCTGTTTTCACCCTCACATGTTATATCATATATTGGGTGTTGTACACAGTCATTTGTAATATACACATCTTTTATGTGTGAATTCACAACTTTAGTTGTAATGGCTTATGATAGATATGTAGCCATATGCAAACCGTTAGAATATCACATTATCATAGGAACCCAGACAGTGGCAAAAGCTGTTCTATACTCATGGGCCTTTCCTTTTATAGCTGGACTTGCAATGGTAATACTTACAATCCAAATGCCATTATGTGGCTCACATATAGATAAACTTTATTGTGACAACTGGTCTATTGTCAAGCTGTCTTGTGTGGCAAGTACAGCCAACAATGTTTATGGCTTTGTTGTCATCTCTGTATTCACAGCACATGCAATACTTGTCATATTCTCCTATCAGAGACTGATTTTTGCTTGTAGGAAATCTAAAGACAGCAAAAAAAAGTTCATGCAAACCTGTGTGCCCCACTTACTTTCACTAAGTAATCTCACAGTGGCCTTGCTCTTTGACACAATGTTCAGTCGATACGGGTCAAGAGAATTTCCTGAACATCTGCGCAATTTTGTCCAAGTTGAAATTCTTGTTATTCCTCCTCTTCTCAACCCACTCATGTATGGCCTCAAGCTCTCTGAGGTGCGAAAGAGACTTTTTCAAAAGTGTATAAAGAATAATAGAAAAAGGAAAAAGTAG